CTGGACTTTCGACTCCAGATGTCCACCGGATCGCTGCACGAGAAAATAGCGGCGCTGCCCTTCTCCATGCTTCCGCGCACTGTCGACGACCTGAATTTCCACCCAACCGCGCCAGCCTCCCCGCGGAGGCTGAAGGTCAAATCGCTGGACAGGCCCGTCATAGGTGAATGTGCTTGTGATTCCTGAAACGCGGCCACCGATCCTTTGAATGACTCGTAAAAAGCCCATTATCGTCTCGCGAGAAGGCAGATAGAAATGACGAATTGTACCGCACGCTTAAAACGCTCGGGAGTTATTTCAAAAACACGTATGCACTTCAGGTTGTGGCATCGATCAATCCTACTAGCGCATATTTATCAGCGTCACCGGATCAAAGTGATTGCCGGTAGCCCCGAGGAGGCGATTTGCCCATCGAGACCAAACGCACCCGATTAACCTGACGGCACCCGGATAAAGGAAGATGTTGCCGATGGTTTCGGCGTGTCTAACCATTTCATATCCTGTATAAACCTCGCCTTCAGGAACAGGTCCTTCTGATTGGTCGCGCCGCCATCTCATTGATTTCAATAGAAAATTACATCGAATGACCGCACTCTCCTCCTCTCCCATCCTCGTCACCGGCGGCGCGGGATTTATCGGCTCGAACTTCATCCGGGTCTGGCTGGGGCGCGAGACCGCGCCAATCGTTAATCTCGACAAGCTGACATACGCGGGCAATCTCGAAAACTTCAGCGATCTCACCAGTCAGCAACTCGAGTTCGTTCACGGCGACATCGGAGATGTCGCGCTGCTGAAGAAGCTGCTCGCGCGTGTGCGCCCTCGCGCCATCGTCAATTTCGCGGCCGAGTCCCATGTCGATCGCTCCATCCACGGTCCCGGCGATTTCATCGCAACCAATGTCGTCGGCACGTTTCATTTGCTGGAGTGCGCGAGAGAATATTGGTCGCATCTGGGCAAAGCCGAGCAGGACGCATTCCGCTTCCTCCATGTCTCGACGGACGAGGTCTACGGCACCCTGTCCGCGGACGATCCGGCCTTCTCCGAAACCAATGCCTATCTGCCGAACAGCCCTTACGCGGCATCGAAAGCCGCGTCGGATCATCTCGTCCGCGCCTGGTATCACACCTACGGGCTTCCGGTTATCACCACGAACTGCTCGAACAATTACGGCCCGTATCAGTTTCCTGAAAAGCTGATCCCGCTGATGATCCATAACGCCATCACCGGTAAGCCGCTGCCTGTCTATGGCGACGGACTTCAGATCCGGGACTGGCTCCATGTCGAGGATCACTGCGAAGCCATCCGGCGCGTTCTCGCCGCAGGCCAGCTCGGCGAGACTTACAACATCGGCGGCAACAGCGAGAAAGCCAACATCGACGTGGTTCATACGCTTTGCGGCATTCTGGACGCCGAGCATCCCCGCTCCGATGGTCAGTCCTATACAACCCAGATTGCATTCGTGAAGGACAGGCCCGGACACGATCGCCGCTATGCCATCGACGCCACGCGGATCAAAAATGAACTCGGCTGGACACCGAAGGAGACCTTCGAATCCGGCCTGCTCAAAACCGTCCGCTGGTATCTTGCCAATTCAACCTGGACCGACCGCGTGATTTCCGGCGCATACCGCGACTGGATTCAGAAGAATTATTCGGCACGGTGACAGCTTTGCGTATTCTGCTGCTGGGCAAAGACGGTCAGGTCGGCACATCTTTGCAACCCCGGTTGGCAAAGCTCGGAGACGTTGCCGCGCACAACCGCACAACGTGCGATCTCGGCGACGCAGACCAACTGCGGAACGTCATCCGCGCAACCCGCCCCGACCTGATCGTCAATGCCGTAGCCTACACCGCCGTCGACAAGGCCGAGACGGACGCAGCCCTTTGCCACAGGATCAATGCCGAAGCGCCCGGCATTCTCGCCGAGGAAGCCAAGGCTCTGGGTGCATGGCTGATCCATTATTCAACGGATTACGTTTTCGACGGAAGCAAAACGGCAGCCTATGCCGAGAACGATCCCCCCTCTCCGCTCAGCGTCTATGGCCGCTCGAAACTCGCCGGCGATGACGCCATCGCATCGGCCCTGCCGGACCATTCCATTCTGCGCGTTAGCTGGGTCTATGGCGTGACGGGCCGGAATTTCGCAAAGACCATCCTGAAGCTCGCCTCGGAGCGAGACGAATTGCGCATCGTCGCCGACCAATTCGGCGCCCCGACATCGGCTGAGCTGATTGCGGAGACCACGGCCGAGATCATCGCGCGCTATCTTGCCTCACCCCATCGCGGAAATGCCGCGCTCGCTCGCGGGATTTTCAACCTTGCCCCTTCGGGACGCACGTCGTGGCATCACTATGCCGTCGAACTCGTTCGCGAGGCAGAACGGCAAGGCTGGCCGCTCAAACTCTCCGAGGACAGGATCATCCCCATTTCAACGGAGGACTATCCGACGCCCGCCGCGCGCCCCCGGAATTCGCTTCTCGACACGACAAAGCTGCGCCATCTGCTTGGCTACGACCTTCCCCAATGGCAAACTCCGCTGCGGGAATTCATTGCCCAATTACATGACGTGAACAGACAGGCTTGATATGGCTTTTGACCGCACGCGAAAGGGTATCGTTCTGGCCGGCGGCTCGGGCACCCGCCTGCACCCGGCGACGATCGCCGTCAGCAAGCAACTCCTGCCGGTCTTCGACAAGCCGATGATCTATTACCCGCTGACCGTGCTGATGCTGGCGGGCATTCGTGAAATCCTGATCATCTCCACGCCGCAAGACACACCACGCTTCATGCAGCTTCTGGGCGACGGCTCGAAATGGGGCATGCGGCTCGAATATGCCGTTCAGGAACGGCCGGAAGGGCTGGCCCAAGCGCTGACG
The nucleotide sequence above comes from [Pseudomonas] carboxydohydrogena. Encoded proteins:
- the rfbB gene encoding dTDP-glucose 4,6-dehydratase, producing the protein MTALSSSPILVTGGAGFIGSNFIRVWLGRETAPIVNLDKLTYAGNLENFSDLTSQQLEFVHGDIGDVALLKKLLARVRPRAIVNFAAESHVDRSIHGPGDFIATNVVGTFHLLECAREYWSHLGKAEQDAFRFLHVSTDEVYGTLSADDPAFSETNAYLPNSPYAASKAASDHLVRAWYHTYGLPVITTNCSNNYGPYQFPEKLIPLMIHNAITGKPLPVYGDGLQIRDWLHVEDHCEAIRRVLAAGQLGETYNIGGNSEKANIDVVHTLCGILDAEHPRSDGQSYTTQIAFVKDRPGHDRRYAIDATRIKNELGWTPKETFESGLLKTVRWYLANSTWTDRVISGAYRDWIQKNYSAR
- the rfbD gene encoding dTDP-4-dehydrorhamnose reductase; translated protein: MAKLGDVAAHNRTTCDLGDADQLRNVIRATRPDLIVNAVAYTAVDKAETDAALCHRINAEAPGILAEEAKALGAWLIHYSTDYVFDGSKTAAYAENDPPSPLSVYGRSKLAGDDAIASALPDHSILRVSWVYGVTGRNFAKTILKLASERDELRIVADQFGAPTSAELIAETTAEIIARYLASPHRGNAALARGIFNLAPSGRTSWHHYAVELVREAERQGWPLKLSEDRIIPISTEDYPTPAARPRNSLLDTTKLRHLLGYDLPQWQTPLREFIAQLHDVNRQA